AGCAGGTACAATTACCGTAGACGGAAAAGCTTACGAGGTAGCTTATAAAGAAGGTATGTACATCGGAATGGGAGCAAAAGACATTACTTTTGCAAGCAAAGATGAAACAAATTCTGCAAAATTTTACTTTAACAGTACACCGGCACATCACACATACCCAACGGTACTGATTAAACCGGAAGGAACACCGAAAGAAGGCGTTGTTATTGTTAAGGATGAAAATAAGGTAGAACTGGGAACATTAGAGCAGTCCAATCACAGAACAATCTGCAAATACATTCTGCCGGGACAGGTAGAAAGCTGCCAGTTGGAAATGGGAATGACAAAATTAGAGCCGGGAAGCGTATGGAACACAATGCCATGTCACACACACGACAGAAGAATGGAAGTTTACCTGTACTTTGATATTCCGGAAGATGCATTTGTTATGCACTACATGGGTGAACCCACAGAAACAAGACATTTAGTAATGAGAAATGAAGAAGCAGTTATCTCACCAAGCTGGTCTATTCATTCCGGTTCCGGTTCTCAGGCATATACTTTTATCTGGGGAATGGCTGGAGAAAATCAGGATTTTGACGATATGGACCATATTGCAAATACAGAACTGAAATAAAAAGGAAATAAAAGGAGAATAGAAATGGACGTAATGAAAAGTTTTTCATTGGAAGGTAAAGTTGCCTTAGTAACAGGCGCAGCTTACGGAATTGGTTTTGCTATGGCAGAAGCTTACGCAAAAGCAGGAGCAAAGATTGCATTTAACTGCAGAGGACAGGAACATTTGGAAACAGCTCTGGCAAATTATAAAGCAAAAGGTATTGATGCAAAAGGCTATATCTGTGACGTAACAGATGAAGAACAGGTTGCAAATATGGTAGCAGATATTGAAAAAGAGCTGGGAACCATTGATATCTTAGTAAATAATGCGGGAATTATCAAACGTATTCCAATGACAGAGATGAGCGCAGCAGAATTCCGTCAGGTAATCGACATTGACTTGAATGCGCCGTTTATCGTGTCAAAAGCAGTTATTCCGGGAATGATTAAAAAAGGACATGGAAAAATCATCAACATTTGTTCTATGATGAGCGAATTAGGACGTGAAACAGTATCTGCTTATGCAGCAGCAAAAGGCGGATTAAAAATGCTGACAAAGAATATTGCATCTGAATACGGCGAATACAACATTCAGTGTAACGGTATCGGACCTGGTTATATTGCCACACCTCAGACAGCTCCATTAAGAGAAATTCAGCCGGATGGCTCTAAACATCCGTTTGACCAGTTTATCATCAGCAAGACACCTGCAGCTCGCTGGGGAAATCCAGAAGACTTAATGGGACCGGCAGTATTCCTTGCTTCTGAAGCATCAGACTTTGTAAACGGACAGATTTTATACGTTGACGGCGGTATTTTAGCATACATCGGAAAACAGCCAAAATAAGAAAAACAGGAGAAAAATTATGAAAATCGCATTAATTAACGAAAACAGTCAGGGGGCAAAAAACCCGATTATTGAAAAATCCTTAAAAAAAGTAGTAGAACCTATGGGCTTTACCGTAGATAACTATGGAATGTATACAGCAGAAGATGAAGCACAGCTTACTTATGTTCAGGTTGGTATTCTGGCAGCCGTATTATTAAATTCAGGCGCAGCAGATTATGTAATTACAGGCTGCGGTACAGGTGAAGGCGCAATGCTTGCTTGTAACTCCTTCCCAGGCGTTATCTGCGGACACGTAGAAGATGCGTTAGATGCTTATACTTTTGCACAGATTAATGACGGAAATGCAATTTCCCTTCCATTTGCAAAAGGATATGGATGGGGCGGAGACTTAAATTTGGAATATATTTTTGAAAAACTTTTCTGCGAAGAAAGCGGACAGGGATATCCAAGAGAAAGAGCTGTTCCGGAACAGAGAAATAAGAGAATTCTGGATGATGTAAAAAAAGTGACTTATCGTGAACTTACAGATATTTTAATGGAATTAGACAGAGAACTGGTAAAAGGCGCTCTTGCAGGAGAACATTTCCAGGAATTATTCTTTAAAAACTGTAAATGTGAAAAAATCGCCGCATGTGTAAAAGAAATTCTGGGCTGCTAAAGGAGAAGGTATATGTTCAGTTTAAAAGTAATTGACGGAAACGGAAGAACCATTGCTGTTGGCAGAGATGAAGAAGAAGTTAATTTAATGGTGGCAAGAGAATATCAGGAAGGTGACAGAATTCTTCTTGAGACTTCTGAGAAAAACATCCATGTGTGGTTTCAGGTAGATGACGCTATGGGAAAATCTCTGGTTTACCTTACCGGTGATGCTCATTATCAAATTCCTTTTGGAGAAAAGAGAATTAATCTTTCTCCAAAGACATTTTCAGGAAGCAAGCACTTAATTACTGTAAGAAAAGCAAAAGAATTTGAGCCGAAAACTTATCGTAACCTGGCGCTTAATGTAAACGATTTACATGAAAATGAAACTTGCTTCCCACATGCTTTTGCAAATGTGGAAACAAGAGGTGAGTCTGTATTTGCGGCAAAAAATGCCATTGACGGTGTAACCGCCAATGAATGTCACGGAGAATGGCCTTATGACTCATGGGGAATTAACCGTAATCCAAATGCAGAAATGACCGTGGATTTCGGACGTGAGGTTGAAGTAGACAGAATTGTTATTTATTTGCGTGCAGATTTCCCACATGATAATTGGTGGAAAAAAATGACCATTACATTTTCCGATGGAGAAGATATGGAATTGTCATTAAAGAAAACAGGTTCCGGACAGGAATTTACTTTTGAGAAAAAGAAAATCAGCTGGTTAAAGGTTTCTCATTTAATCCAGTCCTCTGAGCCGTCACCATTCCCTGCACTTGCACAAATCGAAGTTTACGGAAATGATTTATAAAAAATGCAATAAAAAATAAAATGAAGTATAGACTATTTGCACAGAAAAAAATCCTGCGGTATTTGATTTTTGTGTAAATAGTCTTTTTTCTTTCGTTAATAAAGAAATTAAGAGAATAAAATACAGTTAAAACATATATTTTTTAATAATTTCTAATAAAAAATAAATTTGACAGTCTTTAAGTTTTATGTTAGGATAAACGCCAATTTAGCATAGTAGAGAAATGAAATGCTAAAGCGATATAAAATTTAAGGAGGAATTAAAATGAAGAAAAGAATTGCACTGATTTTGACAGGAACAATGTTAATGGGGTTTGTATTATCTGCATGCGGAGATAATGAGAGTACAGAGAAAAAGGATGAGAAAACAGAAAACAGTGTTGAAACATCTTCAAATGCAAATAACAGGACTACATTTACAGTAGGATTTGATGCAGAATATCCGCCTTATGGTTATATGGATGAAAATGGAGAGTATACGGGATTTGATTTAGAGTTGGCTGAGGCAGTATGTAAGCTGGAAGGCTGGGAACTTGTGAAAAAGCCAATCAACTGGGACGCGAAAGATATGGAATTAAATTCAGGGGCTATTGACTGCATCTGGAATGGATTTACCATGAATGGAAGAGAAGACGAGTACACATTTTCGACACCGTATGTAGATAACAGTCAGGTGATTGTAGTTGCAGAAAATTCCGGTATCAACACACCGGAAGATCTGGCAGGAAAAACAGTAGGAGTGCAGGCAGCAAGCGCAGCTTTAGAATTACTGCAAAGTGATGAAAAAGACGGACAGAAAGCATTAGCAGATACTTTCGGAGCACTTAATGAATTTGCAGATTACAATACTGCTTTTACTGAATTGCAGGCGGGGGCTTTAGATGCGCTTGCTATTGATATTGGAGTTGCGAATTATCAGATTAAGTCAAGAGGAGAGGGATATAAAATTTTAGAAGAAACCTTAAATACAGAACAATATGCAATTGCATTTAAAAAGGGTGATCAGGAATTACGAGATGTTGTCAATGCAGATCTGAAAAAACTTACAGAAGACGGAACAGTTGCAAAATTGGCCGAAAAATATGAGATTTCTGATATGGTGACATTGAAATGAGTATTAATGTAATCATGAGAGAAATGACTGCAGGATTTGGACAGACGTGCCTGATTTTCTTTATGACGCTGGTGCTTTCTCTGCCTTTGGGACTAGTCATGTACTTTGGCAGAGTAAGCAAAATAAAATTAGTCAGCGGCATTGTCAAATTTTATATATCAGTTATGAGGGGAACTCCGTTGATGCTGCAGCTTTTGGTGTGGTATTATGCACCATATTATTTATGGGGAATGAATATAGGAGGATATAAGCTGACAGCAATTTTACTGGGATGTTCATTGAATTATGCGGCATATTTTGCTGAAATTTATCGCTCCGGAATAGAAGCAATTCCCAGAGGACAATATGAAGCGGCAGCTATTTTGGGGTATTCCGGACAACAGACTTTTTTTCGGATAATTTTACCGCAGATGATTAAAAATGTATTGCCTACAGTGACAAATGAAGTAATTACTCTGGTAAAAGATACGTCTCTTGTGTATTCTTTATCTTACGTTGAGATGTTTGCAGTGGCAAAGCAGATTGCAGCTGCACAGACAACCATAGTTCCATTTTTTATTGCAGGCGCATTTTATTATATTTTTAATTACATTGTTGCAAAGGTGATGGAAATGTTTGAAAAGAAAATGAATTATTATAGATAGGAGGATACCGGAATGAGTCTTTTAGAAATGAAACATATTAAGAAAGAATTCAGTGGGGTATCCGTTATCAGGGATATTTCCTTTTCCGTTGAACAGGGAGAAATATTGGCAATCATTGGACCATCCGGTTCCGGTAAGTCTACGTTGCTGCGTTGCGCAACAATGCTGGAAACTATTGAAAACGGTGAAATTTTATATATGGGCAAGAAAGCAGTGTGGACAGAAAACGGAAAGCTGTTTTTGGCGAAGAAACAACAGCGCAGGGAAATAGAGTCTTGTTTTGGTCTTGTATTTCAAAATTTTAATTTGTTTCCGCATTTTTCAGTGATAAAAAATATTACAGATGCCCCAATTCGTGTGCAAAAAAGAGAGAAGGAAACCGTATATAGAGAAGCTGAAATTTTACTTAAAAAAATGGGACTTGCAGATAAAGCAGATGCATATCCTCATCAGCTGTCGGGAGGACAACAGCAGAGAGTATCCATTGCCAGAGCATTGGCATTGAAACCGAAAATGTTATTTTTTGACGAACCCACTTCGGCTTTGGATCCGGAACTTACAGGGGAAATCCTAAAAGTAATTAAAAATCTGGCAACTGAGCACATGACAATGGTTATTGTAACTCATGAGATGAAATTTGCAAGAAATGTGGCAGACAGAATTATTTTTATGGATAAAGGCGCAATTGCAATACAGGGCACACCGGAGGAGGTGTTTTCTTCAGAAAATCAAAGAATGCAGGAGTTTCTTGGAAAATTGTCTTTGGAATGACAAAAACAATAAAAATATATTGAAATCAAGGCTTTGAAGGGTTATAATGCATAGTATAAATAAAAAGAAATTCTTCGGGGCAGGGTGCAATTCCCTACCGGCGGTTATAGTCCGCGAGCCGTATAAAACGGTTGAATTGGTGCAATTCCAATACCGACAGTATAGTCTGGATGAGAGAAGAAAGAAATTATTTCTATTGAACTTTCATGAGGATACCCCGTATAGGGGTATCCTTTTTTGAAATGCATGAAGAATTTCCTTTTATGAAAAACGTTCATGAAAAGGAGAATAAAAATGAGTCAGGAAGCAGTTGTAAACAAGCGAATTCAGGTAACCGGAAACAGGTCGAAACTAAGAACTATGGTGCAGATAGCCATGTTGTCAGCCGTATCGGCAGTGCTCATGATGTTTGAATTTCCAATTCCTTTTTTAGCACCCCCTTTTATTAAAATGGATTTTTCCGAAATTCCGGTTTTAGTGGGAACCTTTGCTATGGGGCCTTTGGCAGGTGTGGTAATTGAATTGTTAAAAAACATTCTTCATTTTGTTACCTACGGAACAACCACAGGCGGTATTGGGGAATTGTCCAATTTCTTTATCGGCTGTGCGTTTGCAGTACCGGCAGGAATTTTTTACAGAAAAAGGAAAACAAGAAAAAACGCTGTTTTAGGAATGGCAACAGGTACGTTACTGATGGTTATTATGGGTTGTCTTTCCAATGCGTTTGTAATGTTTCCTCTATACAGCGTAGTTATGGGAATTCCTATGGATAGTTTTATCGCTATGGGAACAGCTATCCATCCGGCTATTGACAATATGGTTACTTTTGTAGTTTTATGTATGGTTCCTTTTAATTTGGTAAAAGGAATAATTATTTCAATGATTACCCTGCTTTTATATAAAAGGCTGAAGGTAGTATTAAAGGGAGAATAACATGGCAACAATTACGGGAATTACGAAAAAAACAGAAAATCCGTTTGTAAACCTTTATGAACTGGACAGAAAATCAAAGACGGGAAAAGAAGGAAAATATTATGTTGCGTCAAGAGCAAAAAGTGAGAAGGATTTAAAGCTTGTCACAGGAAAGAATGTTCCTGACGGCGTTGTGATTTACAGCCTGTACGGCGAACAGCAGGATAAGGTAGTGTTAATTCGTCAGTATCGATATGCAATCAATGATTTCATATATGAATTTCCGGCAGGTCTGGTAGAAAAGCAAGAGCCTTATAAGGAAGCTGCCGTTCGGGAAATGAAAGAGGAAACAGGGCTGGAGTTTACGCCTATTACAGTAAATGAAGCTTATGAAAAGCCTGCATTTACCACAGTGGGAATGACAGATGAGTCTTGCGCTATTGTATTCGGTACTTCAGCAGGAGAAATTACAAAGGAATTTCAGGAAGACACAGAGGAAATCGAAGTGGTTTTGGCAGACAGAGAAGAAGTAAAACGGATTTTAAAAGAAGAAAAAGTGGCAATTATGTGTTTTTATATGCTGATGCACTTTATACATGACAAAGAACCTTTTGAATTTCTGAAAGAATTGTAAAAATTTTATATAATCGGACTACTTTTTTCCAAGTTGTGTTATACTTAAAAAGCATCCGAGAGAAAACAGCCTGTATGTATAAATCGGTACGCATATAGGCTGTTGTGCATTATAAAATAGGGTGCGAAATTGACTTAAAGGGGTTTTGTAGATGAATTGGAAGAAACACATTAAAAATTTACTGGTATTTATTTTTACACTTCTGGCAGTGGTTTTAGGCGGTCTTATTGCCTTTAAGTTTATTCGCTTTTTTATGCCGTTTGTAATCGGATGGCTGATTGCGCTGATTGCAAACCCGTTGGTGCGGATGTTGGAAAGACGGATGAAGGTAGCCAGAAAGCATACCTCTATGCTTCTTATTATTGCAGTGCTGGCCGCTATTATCGGAGGCATTTATTTTATCGGAATGAAGACATTGCAGGAAGCAAGTTCGCTTATTGAGCAGGCGCCTGAGATTTACAGTAGTTTTCGAGAGGATTTTCAGGAGGCAGGAGAAAATCTTTCTATGATTATCGAAGAATTGCCGGACGGAGTTCAAAAAGGAATTGCAGACTTTCAGGACAGCTTAGGCAATATGATTGGAACAGCCGTAGGAAAAATCAGCCAGATTACCGTAGATCAGGCAAGTAATTTTGCGAAAAATCTTCCAAGTATTATTATAGCCATTATATTTACAATTTTATCATCGTATTTTTTCATTGCAGACAGAGACAAGATATTGGAATTTGGAAGGGAGCATACCCCTCAGCTTATTCAGGAAAAATGGAAAATACTGGAACGGTGCTTTCGGAGTATTTTCGGCGGATATTTTAAAGCCCAGTTTAAAATTATGGGAGTCGTCTTTGTTATTCTCTGTATAGGATTTTTAATTTTAAAGGTAAACTTTGCCATTGTGGTGGCTTTTCTCGTGTCTTTTTTGGATATGCTTCCGTTTTTCGGGACAGGTACTGCTCTTATTCCGTGGGCGTTGTTTAAAATTCTGTCAGGGGATATGCAGTACGCAGTGGGACTGATTATATTATATTTGACAACGCAGCTGATACGGCGTATTATTGAGCCTAAAGTGGTGGGAGACTCCATCGGTATTGATCCGTTGTGGACCTTGATATGTATGTATACCGGATATCGTTTTGCAGGTGTGTTGGGAATGATTTTAGCCGTACCTGTCGGGGCAATTATTGTGAATTTTTATCATGCGGGAATGTTTAACAGCGCAATTCGAAATTTGCAGGATGCAGTGGAAGATTTTCTGAAATGGCTGTATCGAGACGACGGAAAACATATTTCAGATAATAATAAAAAAGAATAAGAGAATATACCGGTACGCAAAAGAGAAGCTTCTGTTCTCTGTACCGGATAACAAAAGCGGAGGAAAAGAAGATGAAGTCAGTACTTCTTATTGGACTTGGCCGTTTTGGAAGACACATGGCGGCAAAATTGATTGAAGAAGGGAATGAGGTCTTAGCAATAGACAGCGATGAGGGAAGAGTAAACGATGCCATTGATATGGTGACAGATGCCCAGATTGGTGATGCAACCAACGAGCATTTTGTAGAGTCCTTGGGCGTGGGAAATTTTGACCTCTGTGTGGTTGCCATCGGAGACAATTTCCAAAGTTCCTTAGAAACAACTGCTCTTTTAAAGGATATGGGAGCACGTTTTGTTCTGGCAAGAGCCAACCGTGATGTACATGCTAAATTCCTTTTGAGAAACGGAGCAGACCGCATTGTGTATCCGGAAAAGGAAATGGCACAGCGTCTGGCTGTAAAATACGGAAATGACAATATTTTTGACTATATTGAGCTGACAGACGAATATGCTATTTATGAAATACCTGCACCGGAGTCATGGATTGGAAGCAGCATTATAGAAAAAGATATCAGAAAAAAATATAACATCAGCATTTTGGCTACGAAAGCTCAGGGGAAAATGAACCCGCTTCCTCATGCAGACTATGTCTTTAATCATAATGAAACCCTGATTATTATGGGACATTATCGAGACGTACGTGCAGTGACAAAATTGAAATAACATTTGTTATATATGTAAAAAAATAGAAGGAAAATTGGTAAAAAATTCACAAACTTTACTGTGGTGCATTGACAGCAAGATGATTTTGTGTTAGAGTAAGGACATAGTTAAGTGACAGATATAAATATTATTTATTTGTTGCAGAATAACACGCATCTGATTACTGACGGATTAATGTGGAGTACCACAGGGAAATCAGAATGCGAAAAAAGCCGACCGTCTGGGCAACATTTGTTAATCTACAAATGTTGCCCTTTTTTCATCTCTTGCGGAGAATGGGAAAAGGGTGAGTAAAAATTATTTTCAAGGAGGATGTTACTATGGGATTCAAATCAGACATCGAAATCGCACAGGAGTGCACAATGGAGCCAATTACAAAAATTGCAGAGAAAGCAGGTATTGATGACAAATATCTGGAACAGTACGGAAAGTACAAAGCAAAAATTGACTACAATTTATTAAAAGAGTCCGATGCGCCAAACGGAAAATTAATTCTCGTTACAGCAATCAATCCGACACCGGCAGGAGAAGGAAAAACAACAACAACGGTTGGTCTTGCAGACGGTATGCAGAGACTTGGTAAAAATGTTATGGTTGCTCTGCGTGAGCCTTCACTGGGACCTGTTTTCGGTGTAAAAGGCGGTGCAGCAGGCGGCGGATACGCACAGGTTGTTCCAATGGAAGATATCAACCTGCACTTTACCGGTGACTTCCATGCAATCGGTGCAGCAAATAACCTTCTGGCAGCTATGCTGGATAACCACATTTATCAGGGAAATGAATTAAACATCGACCCAAGAAAGATTACATGGAGAAGATGTGTGGATATGAACGACCGTCAGCTTCGTTTTGTTCTTGACGGTATGGGCGGAAAGACAAACGGTATGCCAAGAGAAGACGGTTATGATATTACCGTAGCTTCCGAAATCATGGCAGTTCTGTGTCTTGCAAAAGACATCACAGACTTAAAAGAAAGACTGGGACGTATTATCGTTGGATATACTTATGGAAAAGTTTCTGAACAGAAACCGGTAACAGCTCATGATTTACATGCAGAAGGCGCTATGTGTGCACTGTTAAAGGATGCTTTAAAACCAAACTTAGTACAGACCTTAGAGCATGTACCTGCAATCGTACACGGCGGACCATTCGCAAACATCGCTCACGGATGTAACTCTGTAATCGCAACAAAGATGGCTATGAAGTTAGGGGATTACGCAATCACAGAAGCAGGCTTCGGCGCTGACTTAGGTGCAGAGAAATTTTTAGACATTAAATGTCGTATGGCCGGTCTGACTCCAAGCGCAGTTGTAATCGTAGCAACCGTTCGTGCATTAAAATACAACGGCGGAGTAGCAAAAGCAGACTTAAATAACGAAAACTTAGAAGCTCTGGAAAAAGGACTTCCAAACCTGTTAAAACATGTAAGCAACATTAAAAATGTATATAAACTTCCATGTGTTGTAGCAATCAACGCATTCCCAACCGATACAAAGGCAGAGCTTGACTTAGTAGAAAGCAAATGTAGAGAGCTGGGCGTAAACGTTGCACTGTCTGAAGTATGGGCAAAAGGCGGCGAAGGCGGAATTGCACTGGCGAAAGAAGTTATCCGTCTGGTAGAAGAACCAAACGATTTCACATTCTCCTATGACTTAGAGGGAAGTATTGAAGATAAGCTGAACCAGATTGTACAGAAGATTTACGGTGGTAAGAGAGTGGTTCTGACAGCAAATGCACAGAAACAGGCAGCACAGTTAGAAGCACTGGGTTACGGAAACTGCCCAATCTGTGTTGCGAAAACGCAGTACAGTCTGACAGATGATCAGACAAAATTAGGAGCACCTACAGACTTTGAAGTAACTGTAAGAAATCTGAAGATTTCCGCAGGTGCAGGATTTATTGTAGCATTGACAGGGGAAATCATGACAATGCCAGGACTTCCAAAAGTACCGGCTGCTGAGAAGATTGACGTAGATGAAACAGGTAAAATTACCGGTCTTTTCTAAGAAATAAACATATAGCTGCTGCATGACAAATGTGGTGCAGCAGCTTTCTACGTATTAGAAAATTTTGGGCTTGAAGGGAGCAAATAAGTATGTATAAAGACGAATATAAAGCCGTTTGTAATTCTGCGGCAACAAAATTAAATTTACTGAAAACCAATCCGCTGGGATATTTTGTGGCGTCTATGCTTGCTGGTATGTTTGTTGCAATGGGGGGATTTCTGGCATTTACACTTGCAGGTCATTTATCAACTTCAGAAACAGCAGCAATTTGGGCAAAACCGGCACAGAGTGCTGCATTTGCAGCAGCACTTAGCTTAGTTATCATGGCAGGAGCGGATTTATTTACAGGAAATAATTTTCTTATGTCAGCAGCAGCATTTAGAAAAACTGCTACATGGGGAGATGCCTGTAAATTATGGTGTGTATGTTGGATTGGAAACCTGGTTGGTTCTCTTTTATCTTCTGCTCTTTTTATAGCTACAAAAGTTCCTACAGGTGCAATTGGCAATTATTTTGAAAATCTTGCAATTACAAAGACGACTACTGCACCAATGCCATTGTTTTTCAAAGCGGTATTGTGTAACATTTTAGTATGTCTTGCTGTATGGTGTGGAATAAAAATGAAGTCTGAATCAGGTAAATTGATTATGATTTTCTGGTGTATTTTTGTATTTATGGTATGTGGATTTGAACATAGTATTGCAAATATGAGCAGCATTGGAATTTCTCTTTTTACAGGAAAAGTTGGAATTGGTGCATATTTATATAATGTAGTAGTTGTTACCCTTGGAAATATGGTTGGAGGTATCTTAGGAGTAGCATTTCCATATCATTTGATTTCAAAAGAAAAATAAAATAAGAATAAGAAAGTAGAGCTGTCTGTTAAGGCAGCTCTTTTTCGTTCTATCCTTATTCATAAAGCGTAAGATGGAGAAAGGGGGATAGAATATGCAAAATCAAAAATTAGAAAATCTTTTGAATTTAGCTTTAAGTGCTACAAAAGAGGAGAGAATGAAATCATCACAGTTAAACGTAGGGTATAATACAGAAGAAAAAAACTGGGAGCTGATTATAAAGTTTTCCGGTGATTTGAGTGCAGTGCTGGGAGAAGATATTCCAAAAGTAGAACTTTTAAATCAATTTGCCATTATACGCATTCCAGAAAGCAGAATAGAGGAATTATCACGAAATCCGCAGATAGAGTTTGTAGAGAAACCAAAGCGTTTATTCTTTGCAGTAAATCAAGGAAAAAGTGCTTCCTGCATGACAGCAGTACAAAGTGAGTTTTCGCCTTTGGGAGAAGCGCTGACAGGAGAAGGCGTGTTGGTTGCATGTATTGATTCAGGCATTGATTATAGCCATCCTGATTTTCGTAATTCTGATGGGAGCAGCAGAATATTACGTCTGTGGGATCAAACCATACAGGGAAATCCACCGAAAGGCTATTTTATAGGAACGGAATATACAAAGGAGCAGATTGATGAGGCATTGAAGCAGGAAAATAAAAGGGAAATGGAAAAAATCGTTCCCAGTCGTGATTTAAGCGGACATGGCACCGGAGTGATGGGAATTGCAGCCGGAAATGGGGCGGCTTCGCAAGGTGTTTATCGAGGAGTGGCTTATAAAAGTGACTTGCTGGTTGTAAAACTGGGAACGCCTTTGGAAGATGGATTTCCCAGAACCACAGAGCTTATGCAGGGAATTGATTATGCAATTCGTCAGGCAATCGATTTGCAGATGCCGCTGGCTTTAAATCTCAGTTTTGGCAATAATTATGGCTCTCATAGTGGGGAGTCACTTATCGAAACGTATTTGGATAATGCGGCATTGTCGGGAAAAACAGTAATTTGTGTAGGAATGGGGAATGAAGGAAGTGCGGCTATTCATACTTCGGGAAAATTGACAGAAGGTGAGACAAAAGAGATTTCACTATATATCAGCGAGTATGAAACGGGGATGAGCGTACAGATTTGGAAACAGTATGTGGATGAGATGGAATTTGTATTGATACATCCCAATGGCGAAAGGGTAGGTCCTTTTAAGCAAATATTAGGACCGCAGCGTTTTACTATTCAAAATACGGAGCTGTTAATCTATTATGGAGAACCCAGTCCATACAGTCT
The DNA window shown above is from Blautia hansenii DSM 20583 and carries:
- a CDS encoding S8 family peptidase, encoding MQNQKLENLLNLALSATKEERMKSSQLNVGYNTEEKNWELIIKFSGDLSAVLGEDIPKVELLNQFAIIRIPESRIEELSRNPQIEFVEKPKRLFFAVNQGKSASCMTAVQSEFSPLGEALTGEGVLVACIDSGIDYSHPDFRNSDGSSRILRLWDQTIQGNPPKGYFIGTEYTKEQIDEALKQENKREMEKIVPSRDLSGHGTGVMGIAAGNGAASQGVYRGVAYKSDLLVVKLGTPLEDGFPRTTELMQGIDYAIRQAIDLQMPLALNLSFGNNYGSHSGESLIETYLDNAALSGKTVICVGMGNEGSAAIHTSGKLTEGETKEISLYISEYETGMSVQIWKQYVDEMEFVLIHPNGERVGPFKQILGPQRFTIQNTELLIYYGEPSPYSLSQEIYIDMLPKNQYIDSGVWKIQLIPSKVVDGSFDLWLPGGGILNEGTRFSSPTPETTLTIPSTAGRVISVGAYNSRYMSYADFSGRGYTRVVNAVKPDLAAPGVDIRTTAVGGGYDNRAGTSFATPFVTGAAALMMEWGIIKGNDPFLYGEKVKAYLRRGARPLLGGEYPNNRIGYGALCVRDSLPE
- a CDS encoding formate--tetrahydrofolate ligase, with the protein product MGFKSDIEIAQECTMEPITKIAEKAGIDDKYLEQYGKYKAKIDYNLLKESDAPNGKLILVTAINPTPAGEGKTTTTVGLADGMQRLGKNVMVALREPSLGPVFGVKGGAAGGGYAQVVPMEDINLHFTGDFHAIGAANNLLAAMLDNHIYQGNELNIDPRKITWRRCVDMNDRQLRFVLDGMGGKTNGMPREDGYDITVASEIMAVLCLAKDITDLKERLGRIIVGYTYGKVSEQKPVTAHDLHAEGAMCALLKDALKPNLVQTLEHVPAIVHGGPFANIAHGCNSVIATKMAMKLGDYAITEAGFGADLGAEKFLDIKCRMAGLTPSAVVIVATVRALKYNGGVAKADLNNENLEALEKGLPNLLKHVSNIKNVYKLPCVVAINAFPTDTKAELDLVESKCRELGVNVALSEVWAKGGEGGIALAKEVIRLVEEPNDFTFSYDLEGSIEDKLNQIVQKIYGGKRVVLTANAQKQAAQLEALGYGNCPICVAKTQYSLTDDQTKLGAPTDFEVTVRNLKISAGAGFIVALTGEIMTMPGLPKVPAAEKIDVDETGKITGLF
- a CDS encoding potassium channel family protein — protein: MKSVLLIGLGRFGRHMAAKLIEEGNEVLAIDSDEGRVNDAIDMVTDAQIGDATNEHFVESLGVGNFDLCVVAIGDNFQSSLETTALLKDMGARFVLARANRDVHAKFLLRNGADRIVYPEKEMAQRLAVKYGNDNIFDYIELTDEYAIYEIPAPESWIGSSIIEKDIRKKYNISILATKAQGKMNPLPHADYVFNHNETLIIMGHYRDVRAVTKLK
- a CDS encoding formate/nitrite transporter family protein; this translates as MYKDEYKAVCNSAATKLNLLKTNPLGYFVASMLAGMFVAMGGFLAFTLAGHLSTSETAAIWAKPAQSAAFAAALSLVIMAGADLFTGNNFLMSAAAFRKTATWGDACKLWCVCWIGNLVGSLLSSALFIATKVPTGAIGNYFENLAITKTTTAPMPLFFKAVLCNILVCLAVWCGIKMKSESGKLIMIFWCIFVFMVCGFEHSIANMSSIGISLFTGKVGIGAYLYNVVVVTLGNMVGGILGVAFPYHLISKEK